The sequence TGGAGGGGCTTTAAACATTGTGTTTATATTTGTAGAATTCTTAGGTTTTTGGAATCTACTTACGTGCCTCCTTCCTATATCACTGAGATGGAGAAAGTGGCCAAACAGGGAGACACAATTTTAGTGTCTGGAATGAAAACGGGAAGCTCTAAACTGCGCGCCAGAATGTTAGAGCCGGTGTACCAGGTGAGTCCTGCCGCTGTACCGTCATCTCTTGTTTTAATTAACCAAAAAACCCTAATGAGaacaaattaaccctaaaagtGAATGGAGGACAGCAATACCGGCAACAAATACCTATACCCTGTAACAGCCAAAGCCACCACCCATACGTATGGATCATAACGTCTTTGGGAATTAAGATTTCATTGACTTTGCGCAGTTCAGGGTAGCATTCAAGTGTCGGTGGCCCCGTGGCCCTAGTGTCACGTTTCACTCATGTGTCTGCTGATGAAGAGTGCTCTGCTCTGGTGTCTGTTTGAATCTTTATTATCAAATTCTGATAGAATTAGTGGATGATTTCTAAAGGCTTGTTCAAGGTGCCGTCCCCCCTTTCTTCTCGGCTGCTCCGTCTCCCCTTACGGCGAGGTTTCTTCTCGGCTGCTCCGTCTCCCCTTACGGCGAGGTTTCTTCTCGGCTGCTCCGTCTCCCCTTACGGCGAGGTTTCTTCTCGGCTGCTCCGTCTCCCCTTACGGCGAGGTTTCTTCTCGGCTGCTCCGTCTCCCCTTACGGCGAGGCTTCTTCTCAGCTGCTCTGTCTCCCCTTACGGCGAGGTTTCTTCTCGGCTGCTCCGTCTCCCCTTACGGCGAGGTTTCTTCTCGGCTGCTCCGTCTCCCCTTACGGCGAGGCTTCTTCTCAGCTGCTCTGTCTCCCCTTACGGCGAGGTTTCTTCTCGGCTGCTCCGTCTCCCCTTACGGCGAGGTTTCTTCTCGGCTGCTCCGTCTCCCCTTACGGCGAGGCTTCTTCTCAGCTGCTCTGTCTCCCCTTACGGCGAGGTTTCTTCTCGGCTGCTCCGTCTCCCCTTACGGCGAGGTTTCTTCTCGGCTGCTCCGTCTCCCCTTACGGCGAGGCTTCTTCTCAGCTGCTCCGTCTCCCCTTACGGCGAGGTTTCTCCTCGGCTGCTCCGTCTCCCCTTACGGCGAGGTTTCTTCTCGGCTGCTCCGTCTCCCCTTACGGCGAGGCTTCTTCTCGGCTGCTCCGTCTCCCCTCACGGCGAGGTTTCTTCTCGGCTGCTCCGTCTCCCCTCACGGCGAAGTTTCTTCTCGGCTGCTCCGTCTCCCCTCACGGCGAGGCTTCTTCTCGGCTGCTCTGTCTCCCCTTACGGCGAGGTTTCTTCTCAGCTGCTCTGTCTCCCCTTACGGCGAGGTTTCTCCTTGGCTGCTCAGTCTCCCCTTACGGTGTTACCTTTGTTGcactttattaaatgaaaaaattattCTTTTTGATTCTTTGCAGAAAGTCAATCCTGCAGAGGTTCGTCTCCTTATTCTGGAAAATATTCTTCTTAATCCTGCATTGGATATTTATCTGCTCGTAGGAGCCACCGTACAATACAAAGTTCAGAAGATCAAACAAGGCAAGATCACAGGTCAGTCCTCTGATAAACTGCAAGTGCAGCGCATGCCTGGAAGATGGCCGTGGGTCTGGGGGGTTTGGCTGCATGGGGTTGCCCCCCATTCCATAACTAGCAGCACAAAAATTCTATTTTAGTCTGTGGATCTGGGGAGTCTGTCCCAGCCCATGATTTTCTGAAGTTATCTGATTCCGGCTCCTTTTTTATTAAaggctttttttgtatatgcaGCCAGAGGCACCCGGTAGTCCCTGCCCTGTGCGACATGCAGTCTTATTCTAACTCGTTTTCAGTCCAGTCACCTCTTTAAAATCTGCCTAAACCTGGCGGAGTTGTAAAGTCACAGTAAACTAAGCCCTAGTCAGAGAACAGAGACTGAATGGCCCTGATCTGGTTATCGCAGGATGTGCCGACAAAGtcagttttgtgtttttgttcccCAGATTTACTTATGCCTTCTGATCAATACATATTACAACTCAAGAACCATGTGGTGGCCCCCGGAGGAATCGTGGATGATCCTGTGGCTTTACTGGACGAAAGGACGACGACAGTCACTGCTACGCAGCGGGGTCAAACAAATATTCTTTTGCTCCATAAAAGTATCCATTTTATTGACCGCGTTCAGTGCTGCAACAGTTTTCATGGCAGGTGAACCCCTTTCCTGTGGCTGCTTGGGTGTTCCTGGCAGATGAAAACATCTCTGATCcccatggggagaaggaagggagcGTTTCATACGGATAAAGGATTCACAGCCAGGGACCCCAAAGGAGTCTGCGTTTACCAACACTAGAGCTTGCCAGAGTATTGAATGTCTCCGTCTGGATGTACTGTGCAGAGTTCTCTTTCTACAGGCGAAAATTACTGATTTATTAAACATTGTACAGGGCTAGTTCACCGATTAAATTAGAGGCCAGCTTGTTGAGTTaactatgcactatacagggccCTACCTGCAATAGAAGCTCCTGGGGGGGGGTCGGGCTTTGTGATGTGCAGTGAAGTCGGGGGCACCTAAGGTAATAAACCAGCACCTGttataaaaaatagatattaaaaaAGCTATCGGTACGGAATTTCTTGGTAATAACTTTTCACACAGGCTTTCTGTTCCTTACAAGCAATTCCTTCACTGAGATTTAGATATCCGAATGCAAGGATCATCCCGTCTGCCTAACGCCACCATCTTTGTGGTGGAAGCTGGATACTTAGGTTAGTGGATTGTTTTTGCGGTTGGACTGTTTTTAGGCTGTTAAGGAGCTGCTCTGTGAGACCCTTCCGCCCCGCTGGCCAGACCAGGGGTTTCCTCATCTTTCCATGGAGGCCAGTAGAAGAAATCTCATCTTGTTCTCCAGCACTACGTGGCAGCGTCCCCTCTGTTGCAGTTCATACCCTGAACTTGCTTGGAGTCTGATCCTACTGTGTGGGCCAAGGTTTGAATGTATAATGGTGGTCCAAAAATAAGCAGTCGTGGCACAAATATCAATTTGGTCAGGgttgtcctttttttttgtcatagaataaatatataacatgcgTGAGGGAGTAAACGTACGGCTCTGGCGACTGGTTTGGACGTCCTTGGTTTTAAGGCTGCACCAAGACCCTTTCCATGAAATCCTAACTCCTTTTCGTTACATTTTGCCCTCTGACGCCTTTAACAGAACCCGAGCTTTCTGTGCAGCGTCTGgatttttttgcacttttttctttgtttttataggGTTTACAGTCAATCCAGGAGACAGATGGGTCCTCGAAACTGGAAGATTGTATGAAGTTACAATTGATGTCTACGACAAGTCAAGTAACAAGGTCTATTTATCAAATGTAAGTAGCTTTGTTTTAGGAAAAACGTCGTCCTTCACCTGTAAAGGCTTCTGCTCCGTTTCTTGGTCGAGTGACCTAAGTCTGTGTCATTTTCAGAACATGCGGATTGAGGCGATTCTGCCTGAAGAATACTTCGAGTTGCTTGAGTCGTCCCTGAACGGATCTTATCATCGCGTGAAAGCTCGGAAGAGCGGTCAGACCGTTATCGACGCTGCTCTGACGTGCATGGTAGACCAGGTGTGTCATAGCACCATGAAAACGGCAATACCTGGCGATACACAATCCTAtacttttatgtgtttattccATTTTCTAATCTGCAGTAAATGACCCTAACCTTTATATCCAAATTAAAAATTATGATGGAGGGGGAAAGGAGTCTTTAATTGTCATGCTTAAATAATTCTTTGTGGAAAACAGTGAACTGGTAAAATGATGCATTGAAATagaaaatctgttttttaatcttatttaatagtgaaatatttgcataattatgATTTAGGGTAACCTAGGTAACAAAGTTATTTACCTGTACCCATTCTTTTGCCTTCTCTTCTAGGACGGGGGAGTCCATGTTTTACAAAACCCAGTGAGAAACCAGCAAGAAGTTGAAATTTATCTCCCGGTTAACCTCTCCCCCAAGATTTTAGCATTTCCGTGGCAGCCCAAAGCAGGAGCTTACCAGTACAAAATACAGGTACCTATGGGCCAGGCCAGGAGCCTGTGCATATGCAATATATAACCAGAAGCGCAATATGGAGCAGGAGGCACAGAATACTCTGGACAGGGTGATTATAAGGTCATTGTCCCAGTACCACCGCGCCAAAGAGATCCTGCAGTCTCCCAGTACCACCGGGCCAATGAGCGCCTGCAGTCTCCCAGTACCACCGGGCCAAAGAGATCCTGCAGTCTCCCAGTACCACCGCGCCAAAGAGATCCTGCAGTCTCCCAGTACCACCGGGCCAATGAGCGCCTGCAGTCTCCCAGTACCACCGGGCCAATGAGCGCCTGCAGTCTCCCAGTACCACCGGGCCAAAGAGATCCTGCAGTCTCCCAGTACCACCGGGCCAATGAGCGCCTGCAGTCTCCCAGTACCACCGGGCCAATGAGCGCCTGCAGTCTCCCAGTACTGCCGGGCCAATGAGAGCCTGCAGTCTCCCAGTACCACCGGGCCAATGAGCGCCTGCAGTCTCCCAGTACCACTTTCTGTATTATGTGGAATGGCAGAGATCAAGCCAATATTCCGAAGGGCACTTACCTCAgatgccattattatttttatggggCACTTGTCTGTGTCTCTCTGAGCCTCTGTGTGGCTTTATAGCACTGGAGTTATGTTTCTATAACATCTATAaacatatcatttattttatctaggCACAGGGTGGGAGTGGAAACTTTACATGGTCATCGTCAAACAACGAAGTGGCTACAGTTAATGTGAGAGGACAGATGACCACTGGCCATGATATTGGAGTCAGTGTCCTGCGCGCTCGTGATGTCCAGAACCCGCTGCATTTTGGAGAGATGAAGGTACGATAATGCGCCGCTTGTCCCAGGAGCCAGCGCTGCGAATCTGCATGCGTTCCAGGACGCTCCAGCAGGGGGCAGTGTTCACCTGTATTTTCTCTCCCCTTAGGTGTTTGTTATCGAGCCCAATGGCATGGAATTTATCTCTTGCCGCGTGGAGGCGCGTGTTGGAAACAGACTGGAGCTGCCGATAAAAATATTTGGCCTTATAGGTGGCGAGGATGGCGACATGGTGGCGCTAAGCGATTGCTCACACTTTGATTTGTCTGTAGAAGTGGAAACTGCTGGTATTTATAAAGTAATTCCCGGTGAGTTTCAGAAGATGCCGGTAGACTGACAGTGGATTTTGTGCTTTAAGGAAAATAGTTTAAATCTGTTCATGTTTTAATGGTCGCTTTGTGACTGCTGGGAACGCATAATatgtttcccctttttttaaGGCTCACAAAATATGCGAAGTTTACCTGGAAATGTAGTGGTATGTTAAGCGTGCCTATTGAACGCGACAGCTGCTTCCTGATTATTCTTCTCCGTTTGGAGACATGATGAGGAAATCTCTTAATTCCCCAGTAAATTCCACTGAGATGGATTTCTTTTCCATATTTCCAGGAAGACTCCCGCCTGGGAGCGATTCCTGCAGCGGGATTACGGTACAGGCAGAAGCTCAGGGTTTTACGACTATATACGTGAGCTATACCCACGGTCACGTCCACCTCAAAGCCAAAATTGTTGTAGCTGCATATCTGCCGCTAAAGGTAAGAGCTCGCAACTTTCAACTCGTTATCTGTCATTGTTACTGCAGTGGGGGGCAAAATGGTGGCAGTGGGCCGGTGCATGCATACAGCGGAATATGATAAATCAGcgcgtaataataataataatagtatactGATATCTGTATGAGCAGTAACGGCGATGGAGAGCCAAATACTGAAGGACGGGGGATTCCAGCTCACTTATCGCACTTTTCTAATTGCATGGAATTGGTGCCGCCGCACGGTATTAATTGACGTATTTACTCACCATCTTAGGCAGTGGACCCGTTGTCTGTGGCTTTAGTCACTTTGGGATCATCTAAAGATATGTTATTTGAAGGCGGCCCAAACCCCTGGGTGCTCGAGCCGCAAAGGTTTTTCAGGAGTGCGTCTGCCGAGAAGCCGGAGATGGCGTCGCTGTCCTTACAGGAGTCGGCCGTGTCCCGCAGTCACTCTCAGCACTGGCTGCGAACCGTATGCACCGACCTGGCCGAGGAGGTGAGGCCAAACACGCGGATAATCTGTAAAGCATGCGCGAGGATCGTCAGCTCCCATGCCATTGCATATGTTTTCTGCGATGGGTGAATCTCTGCAGAGTTCCAGAATGATGAAAAAGTATAAAGTACATCATTTAGTACATTTTTACCCATTTGAAAGACATCTATTCACACGTAGTATTTCCGTCTCCGCTGGTCTCATGGGTATAATGTCTGGATAGGCAATGGATTCATCCCCGCGACTCCCGGCGTGAGTAACGGACGCTTTCTTTTCTTTAGATCATTTCTTTAAGAATTGGAAATCATCCTACAGAAAGTAACCCTTTCCCAGCCGAGGAGCTGGTCTCTGTGAAGCTTATCTGTGCATGTCCAGCAAGATTTACCCTCACCCCGGTGTATAAACTCGCACACGCGGACTTCACGTGTCCTCTGATGCAACAGAACAAGCAAGTGGTACGTCCGGCATCTTGTCGCTGAAATAAGGATGAATCTGTCTTCTGCAGATGGGTTGTATGTCTTCGGAACTTATAGAACATCGTATAGGTATTCAGAGGAGGATGAGACCCGATACACCACAGCTCTGTCATGGGGGGAATGTTGGGGTCTGTTAGAGGGACATATGTTTTTGAAGAAGTGGAAGCGTGTTCTACACGTGTTTATCTCTTTATGATGTCTGATTGGGCAGATGGTGGGAgaaagaatgtttttattttttgattccTTCTATAATCTGTCGGCCACCAAGTGCCGTGTTTAATATTCATTAGAATCTCACTTTCTTTCAGATTCCGGTCTCTAATTACCAGAATCAGCTGTTACAGTTGGCGGCGTATGACCCCCAGGGCCGAAAGTTTGATAATTTCAGCTCGCTGAGTATCGGCTGGGAATCCTCCAAAGGCATGCTGGCAAGCTTCGATTCCGCAAAACCCATGAAACTGGTTCAGGAAGAAGACGGCGCGGGTCAGATGAAACTGCACGGTATATTACCACCCGCGGGGGTATAATGCGACAGCAGTCGCCCAAACCCAGCGAAACCATCACCACAGGCCAAGATGATTCACAGAAATGGAACGGGGAACACGATTATGGCTGAattttctttattcttcatCTCTTTCAGGTCTGAATACAGTTTACGTTCACCGTATTTCGGGGGCAGCCACCATTACCTCCAGAGCTGACCGATACCAGGAGCGTCACCTGCAAGCAGCTGGAGTCTCCCCGCCGGTATGTGAGCCGGTTACCCCGCCATGAACTTATCAGCAGATATTACTAGCTCGTGCCATTACTAATatgatgttttatatgtatttgtgaTCTATATCTCTGGGAATCTTGAGCTAGTTTCGTACTGAACCGGTGCCTCCCCGTTCCTGACCCCCCTTTCCGGTGCTTTTCATTATCTGCTCGTTAAGGCTGATTGTCGCGGCTCGAGAAGTCGCGTGTCCGGAGCGCTGTGTCAGGGGCTTCCAGGACACGGCTGCACAGATGCCTCTACATACTAATGTTCTTTAACAGACACCATGCGATGGCGGGAAATCCAAGCAAACGGGGATGGCTTTGTTTGTTTTGCCGATTGTGATAGGATTTTGTGATCTTGTTTTGAAGCACAGGACGTTCGCGCTCGTCTCTGCTAGTCTAGAGCTTCTTCTCGTAGAGGATGTGAAAGTGAATCCGAGTTCTCTCACCATCTATAACCATCCACGGGTTTCGGTAAGAGAGCCGCGCGGTCACCATCTTTTGTATAAATCGCCTGCTTCTCCTTAGAATAATTAACTTAGCGGTAACTGGACAAACTAAGTGTCAGCTCCGCAGCGCTATGTTCCCAGAGACAGACGTGATATGGAAGGAGGCGATGCCCGCGCTGCGATTTTCTCGCTGTCCTaatgatctctctctctcttacttaAGGCCGAATTCACGATTGCTGAGGGATCCAGGTTCTTTTTCATTAACAGCAGCGCACCTAGTATCGTAAAAACTGTATTTCAAGAAGTCAAAGGCACCGTAGTGGTGAGTTCCAAAtgattgcattttttaaaacaatgtattccTGTTTCAcatttctttatgtatttagacCTTAGGATCAGTTAATCCACCTCTACTGCCTTCATGTTGTTAGAATCGATGTGAAACGTCTTTCTTCCTGTGCTTTTTGTGCGTTTCCAGGATCATAGCTTagctgtaatgtaagaaagtttcactttttaaaaaaaagggtggtagataagtggaacagccccccagcataagtggtagagggtaatacagtgagggggtttaaagatgcatgggatagacatatggctcctgaatctacgactgattaaggtttgagtctttacagcaggagaaacgggcgacaaGACGGgccgatgggggccgatctACCGGTGGGTTGTGTCTTTATGTAATGTAACCTGTAAAGGGGCAGCTTCTTCTGCTCTAATAACAGGCGTGTTTTCCCTGTAATGTGTAATGATGAAAAATGATGGAGCTGTAGGTACTGGTTTGTTTGTATTTCGCACTCTGCCGCAGTACCTGCCTCAGAACAATGAACCCAGTACTGGTGGGTGTTCGTTAAAAAGAGGACAGAAACTGTCTTTCTGCCATTCGGAGGAACGTGCGCTCGGTCAGGGCACACGGAAGCTCCGTTTACTAGAGAGGCTTGCAGTCTGTCTGTTTGGGTTATCCCGTGCTGATTGTCACCTACCGCCTAAGGCCCTCTCGTGGGAGATGCTGCTATTAAACAGTCAGTAGAGGTACCCCTAGGCCCAACTTACAGCACCCCGTTTAGACCTTATGTACCCTGGTTCTTGGTTCTTTTGCTCTGAATTTTCTCTACTAACCTGTTGCCTCATTTGTTTTTCCATCCATTCCCCTCTGTGTTTGTCACCCACCTGCCCCCTGTTAGTCCCCCCCATCGCATTGAGTGTAATGCCTTACATATTACCCATTGTCCAGTAGCACAGAGCCGGGTCTGGACTAAGTCACCCCTGTCTAGAACACTATTAGTGACTTTAGTCTCCCAGTTCCACATTGTATCCAGGTAGGTTTTAAATCTCTTTAATTCATTTCCCGGCAGAAGGTGCTTTTTGAGATTTGCTCAAGAAGAACGTAATTTTTCTCCTTGTTCTTCAGGTTTACCCTTCGCGTGCTGGCTCTGTAAGCATCACGGTCTACGACCTGTGCCTGGCCTTGCCGGCACCGGCTGAAGTCGGGGTCCTGGTTTCTGATATTCTTCAGGTGGAAGTCAGAGTTGTTGATAAGGTTTGTCGTTGGACTTCTGCGTGGAGGCAGCTCCTGGGTGGAACTACTATTTGGGGTATAACAAGGACACCCGCTTGGGACCTCGCTTGGGATGTTCCCTGATCTGAAACAATGTCCccgttttatatttttaggtaGAAATTGGAAAAAGTGTAAAAGCTTATGTCAGGGTCCTGGATTCCGCCAAGAAACCTTTCCTTGCCCAGTACTTTGCATACATGAATTTGGAGCTCAGATCATCCTCTTCACACGTGTCCGTTaagtgagtattttttttacaaacgcCATCACCATGTCACAAACGCGATTATCAGGTTCAAAAAAACGAATCTTTAAGGAATATCACACTTTTAACACacattgcaaaatattttttgttagctACAGGCCGTTTCCTGTGCTTtggatttattttctaaataacgAGTTTGCAGGAGAACTGAATGTTCACTCtcatgccctgtataatgtatggctaaatcagcgagccgccccccgtataatgtatggctaaatcagcgagccgccccccctctgtataatgtacagctaaatcagcgagccgcccccccctgtataatgtatagctaaatcagcgagccgccccccccgtataatgtatggctaaatcagcgagccgcccccccctgtataatgtatagttaaatcaggaagccggccccctgtataatgtaaagttaaatcagcgagccgaccccctgtataatgtaaagttaaatcagtgagccgaccccctgtataatgtatagataaatcagtgagccggccctctgtataatgtatagctaaatcagcgagctgcccccctgtataatgtaaagttaaatcagcgagccgcccccccctctgtataatgtaaagttaaatcagcgagccgccccccctgtataatgtatagttaaatcaggaagccggccccctgtataatgtaaagttaaatcagcgagccgaccccctgtataatgtaaagttaaatcagtgagccgaccccctgtataatgtatagataaatcagtgagccggccctctgtataatgtatagctaaatcagcgagctgcccccctgtataatgtaaagttaaatcagcgagccgcccccccctctgtataatgtaaagttaaatcagtgaaccggccccctgtataatgtaaagttaaatCATTGAacgggccccctgtataatgtatagttaaatcagtgagccggccccctgtataatgtaaagttaaatcagtgaaccggccccctgtataatgtaaagttaaatcagtgaaccggccccctgtataatgtaaagttaaattggtgagccggccccctgtataatgtatagttaaattagaGTACCATCCGCAGTGTATACAATGCATGTTTTGCTGCAGGCCTCTCCAGGAGAAGGTTGACAGTTACACCGCTGTGTTTGCCGTTCACGGTGAAGCCATAGGACAGACGAGCCTCGTGGCGACTGCCACAGACAATGCCGGCAGCGCCATAGACTCCCCGACGCGGCCGCTAGAGGTAAATAGACAGCCTTTTGTCATGgctgagatggcagcagagacgcATGTTCTGTGAAAAAAGTCACATGCTTCAACTGAACCAATCACGTGGCTACCAGAGACTTATCAAGTATGCCGGCCTCCGGCGCAGTCCCAGCTTTATGAACGTCGGCAGCTAAACGCTTCAGGAATCTTTTCCGACGAGCCACAGAAACCTGAAACTGAACTGTGGTGTTGGTTTTTATCTGTTGTCTTCCTTATTTCTAGGTATTTCCTCCGTTTCGCCTCTTACCGAGGAAAATTACACTCATTATTGGCGCGGTGATGCAGgtgaatattttataattggaaGAATGTTTTTTCAGATTCTGGTTTTAAGGATATTTTGCAGTTTGTAGAAACCAGGTTTGGGCCTTAATGGAAAATAGGTTTGATTTCTGTGGCTGCCCCCCGTTCTGGACAAATTCTACACGcttgaaagagagagaaaaaaagacaccGAGGGTCCCGCTCATCTCCCCCTTAATACAGTCAGGTCACGGGGGAGCCCGAGGCATGGCTGCGGGAACGACGAGTCCGCGTTGGGAGAGGATTTTATCTACGACTTGATGAGCCTTTGATATTTTGCAGATAACCTCGGAGGGTGGACCACAGCCCCAGTCCAATATAATATTCTCCGTTGCCAACGAGAGCGTGTCATCGGTAGACGGTAACGGCTTTGTGAAAGGGCTGTCTGTCGGGAACAGCTCGGTGACTGGCGTCGTCCAAGCGGCCGATGCAGAATCAGGAAAAGTCGTTGTGATCTCCAAGGTGCgttttttttcatcatattaGAAAGCAGCT is a genomic window of Spea bombifrons isolate aSpeBom1 chromosome 6, aSpeBom1.2.pri, whole genome shotgun sequence containing:
- the NUP210 gene encoding nuclear pore membrane glycoprotein 210, with the translated sequence MRLWGPCVLGLFWALVAPAEPSKLSIPKVLLPFTRGNKINFTLEVTEGCYRWSSTRPDVASIEPINADDQQCSQRAIVQARATHPTRLTSIILAEDILSGQVLRCDAIVDIITDIHIVSTTRELYLEDSPLELKIQALDSEGNTFSTLAGLVFEWTVVKDAEMDGFPDSHNTLRILRFLESTYVPPSYITEMEKVAKQGDTILVSGMKTGSSKLRARMLEPVYQKVNPAEVRLLILENILLNPALDIYLLVGATVQYKVQKIKQGKITDLLMPSDQYILQLKNHVVAPGGIVDDPVALLDERTTTVTATQRGQTNILLLHKNIRMQGSSRLPNATIFVVEAGYLGFTVNPGDRWVLETGRLYEVTIDVYDKSSNKVYLSNNMRIEAILPEEYFELLESSLNGSYHRVKARKSGQTVIDAALTCMVDQDGGVHVLQNPVRNQQEVEIYLPVNLSPKILAFPWQPKAGAYQYKIQAQGGSGNFTWSSSNNEVATVNVRGQMTTGHDIGVSVLRARDVQNPLHFGEMKVFVIEPNGMEFISCRVEARVGNRLELPIKIFGLIGGEDGDMVALSDCSHFDLSVEVETAGIYKVIPGRLPPGSDSCSGITVQAEAQGFTTIYVSYTHGHVHLKAKIVVAAYLPLKAVDPLSVALVTLGSSKDMLFEGGPNPWVLEPQRFFRSASAEKPEMASLSLQESAVSRSHSQHWLRTVCTDLAEEIISLRIGNHPTESNPFPAEELVSVKLICACPARFTLTPVYKLAHADFTCPLMQQNKQVIPVSNYQNQLLQLAAYDPQGRKFDNFSSLSIGWESSKGMLASFDSAKPMKLVQEEDGAGQMKLHGLNTVYVHRISGAATITSRADRYQERHLQAAGVSPPHRTFALVSASLELLLVEDVKVNPSSLTIYNHPRVSAEFTIAEGSRFFFINSSAPSIVKTVFQEVKGTVVVYPSRAGSVSITVYDLCLALPAPAEVGVLVSDILQVEVRVVDKVEIGKSVKAYVRVLDSAKKPFLAQYFAYMNLELRSSSSHVSVKPLQEKVDSYTAVFAVHGEAIGQTSLVATATDNAGSAIDSPTRPLEVFPPFRLLPRKITLIIGAVMQITSEGGPQPQSNIIFSVANESVSSVDGNGFVKGLSVGNSSVTGVVQAADAESGKVVVISKDEVEVEVVRLRAVRIHAPITRMKSGTKMPVYVTGVTTEQSAFAFANAVPGFTFHWTVVKRDFLDVRSRHDEISVDLPALYNFAMNVYAKDKGKTGLKVMVRATDPAAKQFYGDAEELSDEITIQVFEELHLLSPSVDVEQILMSPYSVLKLQTNRDRTAAMTYRLVNAPNQSAVVHVDDKGLLTCGSLTGVSTIEITSQEVFGINQTLLVSVKVAPVSYIRIVSSPVLQTVNNERLIAVPLGMTLSFLVQFHDSAGDMFHAQNSMLSLATNRDDFVQVGRGATNNTFTVHTINAGLTLFHVWDTENPALSDYLPLPVEHSIFPNVKEGTVGDVFCFACSITTQEGLAGSWISSSSSVLQIDPKSGVALAKAVGFVTVYYEVPGILKTYREVLIRSPQKIRTMQEVGEKINLQVAKTHRLLVEIGEKKRNLKGECSPVQIAAIDELHPENVLSCHLHFTEPNPEVSPLEMFSAKPGFDAESGHYTCSVVAHRLAESHLRLLSMSDTSLTIVASVHGTHQYTEQISASVPVYPGFYASQKEILLNNHYTTSELKIFGPVEILKNLEVESGSPVVTIAQKEKFYGKPSSVTYEVGIKDVRVLSQGSLSTELTVSAHPSDQVISVPVTIVSVLGPKLGLFAEENGFFQHFVSSYQVMFFMLFALLAGAAVIIIVFSPKEQINHPAFTSSTPQPSNTSLVSSSPIVYSAQRSSGWKKNSPTKVLWSPDYASS